The following proteins are encoded in a genomic region of Neomicrococcus aestuarii:
- a CDS encoding S1C family serine protease — MNDSTPRNASGSSIPEVPNRAPGQSHQAGLQDDAQHTEAIPTAHESEQGDPRTSPIPVQPRYGQYGVPQAPQNSQSPYSQAYSTENGDQSAEALLVSDAAAENNRSAKRFTAKSLVGGMVLAGLLGGVVGGGAVVGVNALTGNSLLTSSSSQVSSGTADSAVVINNPENVTAVTAAAAKASPSVVTIEVSSGSTSGSGSGVILDKEGHILTNTHVVTLGGEVSDPQVTVQLSDGQVYSATVVGTDPLSDLAVIKIDAENLTPVEIGDSSELNVGDTAIAIGAPLGLSGTVTDGIVSTLNRTISVQSSAVPEESADTSTQEDGSDQFNFNIPGVPQQSTSSQGSIYLNVIQTDAAINQGNSGGALVDVNGKLIGINVAIASSSSSSASTGDTGNIGVGFSIPVDYAQRVAQEIIDNGEATHALLGVTVQAKASVVNESNTSFSVGAEVAEVSSGSAAEKAGLQSGDVIVGIGERVVSDSESLTAAVREFAKGDTAKVTFERNGQEQTVDVTFEQVTEAN, encoded by the coding sequence ATGAATGACTCAACTCCTCGTAACGCAAGCGGTTCCAGCATCCCAGAGGTGCCAAACCGTGCGCCAGGTCAGAGCCATCAGGCTGGTTTGCAAGACGACGCTCAGCACACCGAGGCTATTCCTACAGCCCACGAGTCTGAGCAGGGAGATCCGCGGACCTCACCTATTCCCGTGCAGCCTCGTTACGGTCAGTACGGAGTGCCTCAGGCCCCACAGAATTCTCAGTCACCGTATTCCCAGGCATACAGCACTGAGAACGGTGACCAGTCGGCGGAAGCGCTTCTGGTCAGCGACGCTGCCGCGGAGAACAACCGTTCTGCAAAGCGTTTTACGGCAAAGTCGCTCGTTGGCGGCATGGTTCTAGCAGGGTTGCTCGGTGGCGTGGTGGGCGGCGGCGCGGTCGTAGGAGTCAACGCACTGACCGGTAATTCCTTGCTGACCTCTTCTTCGTCGCAAGTGTCCTCGGGGACCGCAGATAGCGCCGTCGTCATCAATAATCCTGAGAACGTCACCGCAGTGACCGCGGCAGCCGCTAAGGCGAGCCCGAGCGTTGTCACCATTGAGGTTTCGAGCGGTTCTACTTCGGGCTCAGGCTCAGGCGTCATTTTGGATAAAGAAGGACACATTCTCACCAATACGCACGTGGTCACGCTCGGCGGTGAGGTGTCCGATCCGCAAGTAACGGTTCAGTTGTCCGACGGTCAGGTGTACTCAGCGACGGTAGTGGGCACGGATCCGCTCTCTGATCTTGCCGTGATCAAGATCGATGCCGAAAACCTGACGCCAGTTGAAATTGGTGACTCGTCCGAGCTCAACGTCGGTGACACGGCGATCGCCATTGGTGCGCCGCTGGGATTGAGCGGAACCGTCACCGACGGCATCGTGTCCACCCTGAACCGCACCATCTCGGTCCAGTCCTCGGCAGTGCCGGAAGAGTCCGCTGATACGTCCACTCAAGAGGACGGCAGCGACCAGTTCAACTTCAACATCCCGGGCGTCCCACAGCAGAGCACTAGCTCGCAGGGTTCCATCTACTTGAACGTGATCCAGACGGATGCGGCGATCAACCAGGGTAACTCCGGCGGCGCGCTGGTGGATGTCAACGGAAAGCTGATTGGCATCAACGTGGCTATTGCTTCTTCGAGCTCCAGCTCCGCCTCCACGGGTGACACCGGCAACATCGGCGTTGGATTCTCGATCCCGGTGGATTACGCGCAGCGTGTGGCCCAGGAAATCATCGATAACGGCGAAGCAACGCACGCGCTCCTGGGCGTGACCGTTCAAGCGAAGGCCTCGGTCGTAAACGAAAGCAACACTTCGTTCAGCGTCGGCGCCGAAGTTGCCGAGGTCTCGAGCGGCTCTGCTGCTGAGAAGGCCGGCCTGCAGTCGGGCGATGTCATTGTGGGAATCGGTGAGCGCGTGGTCAGCGATTCCGAGTCCTTGACCGCTGCGGTGCGCGAGTTCGCCAAGGGTGACACCGCGAAGGTCACCTTCGAACGTAACGGCCAAGAGCAGACGGTAGACGTCACGTTTGAGCAAGTGACCGAAGCCAACTAA
- a CDS encoding tRNA (cytidine(34)-2'-O)-methyltransferase: MFRILFVNPEIPGNTGNAIRLAAVTGAELHIVEPVGFDFEDAKLRRAGLDYHDLAVMTVHPNFEAALEALGEGRLFAYTSRGEVRYSDIEYRADDILMFGKESTGLDEEHLVHPRVTSRVNIPMLPGRRSLNLANSASLVVYEAWRQVGFSNAG, from the coding sequence GTGTTTCGCATTCTCTTTGTAAATCCAGAAATCCCCGGTAACACCGGAAATGCCATTCGTCTAGCTGCCGTTACCGGCGCTGAACTGCACATCGTGGAGCCGGTGGGCTTCGACTTTGAGGACGCCAAGCTACGCCGGGCCGGACTGGATTATCACGACCTCGCCGTCATGACGGTGCACCCGAACTTTGAGGCCGCTCTTGAGGCTCTCGGTGAAGGCCGGCTCTTCGCGTACACGTCCCGCGGAGAAGTGCGTTACTCGGATATTGAGTACCGTGCTGATGACATTTTGATGTTCGGCAAAGAATCCACTGGTTTGGATGAAGAACATTTGGTTCACCCCCGCGTCACGTCGCGAGTGAACATCCCGATGCTTCCGGGGCGGCGCTCCTTGAACCTCGCAAACTCTGCGTCACTTGTGGTTTACGAAGCGTGGCGACAGGTTGGCTTCAGCAACGCCGGGTAG
- a CDS encoding J domain-containing protein, translating into MSEAPSHYRVLGVSVTATAAEIKSAYRRKVRETHPDLGGDSAQFDVVRRAFEVLSDEKARESYDRSFGSRRPAGQPANYGSGYSGAGYDDAGPGNSGADRNARMWRTDAHGDTRSGKAKATDPVDFVPPFRDGEYSELTRAQAMQRVYGAPRKRGLFSQRSRLEREARVIRLLMSNVLEAFPSARLVNGLHTPHGRGYIDHAVLSGYRLALIDSMMLPEGVYQWDGQTLRRDGRVIEPPRLIDSVRLMQSVFPELNVMGFAIVLTPGGSPFEPVIDEVRRGNSEFTSPLEVTNSANAMRELKMFLGSGPQPNVVDVGLYARLIRAMHD; encoded by the coding sequence CCGGCGCAAAGTGCGCGAAACTCACCCCGATTTGGGTGGAGATTCGGCGCAGTTCGACGTCGTGCGGCGCGCTTTTGAGGTGCTCTCTGACGAGAAAGCCCGCGAGAGTTATGACCGTAGCTTTGGTTCGCGGCGGCCCGCTGGTCAGCCTGCGAATTACGGTTCGGGCTATTCCGGCGCGGGGTACGACGACGCTGGCCCCGGAAATTCTGGAGCGGACCGTAACGCTCGGATGTGGCGTACGGACGCCCACGGTGACACGCGTTCCGGCAAAGCGAAAGCAACGGATCCGGTGGATTTTGTGCCTCCTTTCCGAGACGGCGAGTATTCCGAGCTGACGCGAGCGCAAGCCATGCAGCGGGTTTACGGCGCACCCCGGAAACGCGGGTTGTTCTCGCAGCGTTCGCGGCTCGAGCGTGAGGCGCGCGTGATTCGTCTGCTCATGAGCAATGTGCTGGAGGCGTTCCCTTCCGCACGGCTGGTGAACGGACTGCACACCCCACACGGCCGCGGCTACATTGATCACGCCGTGCTCTCTGGTTACCGGCTGGCGTTGATCGACTCCATGATGTTGCCCGAAGGCGTGTACCAGTGGGACGGGCAGACCTTGCGCCGTGACGGACGAGTGATCGAGCCTCCGCGCTTGATCGATTCCGTCCGGCTCATGCAATCCGTGTTCCCGGAACTGAATGTGATGGGCTTTGCGATAGTGCTGACCCCTGGAGGGTCTCCCTTTGAACCGGTGATCGATGAAGTGCGGCGCGGGAACTCCGAGTTCACTTCACCGTTGGAGGTCACCAACTCGGCCAACGCTATGCGTGAGCTCAAAATGTTCTTGGGCTCTGGCCCGCAGCCGAATGTGGTGGATGTTGGCTTGTATGCGCGCCTCATTCGGGCGATGCACGACTAA
- a CDS encoding electron transfer flavoprotein subunit beta/FixA family protein, whose product MGSPNPVRVLALVKYVPDAQFDRHIDSAEHRMVRTESILSELDEYAVEAALQLKESSAAGSTVVALTVGPEQAVNAVKKALQMGADEGIHVSDPAIAGSDALATSRVLAAAIEKAGPFDVVITGLSSTDAETSLVPAQLAERLSVPLLSFANSVELEGSTLRITRDSDAVSYVLEADLPAVLSVTDQANEPRYPNFKGIMAAKRKTVETLTLADLGVSADEVGTAGSRTVVVASEERPARVGGNVITDDGEAGLRLAEFILAQKVL is encoded by the coding sequence ATGGGTTCACCCAATCCCGTGCGTGTTCTTGCGCTCGTCAAGTACGTTCCCGATGCACAGTTTGACCGGCACATCGATTCGGCCGAGCACCGCATGGTGCGCACCGAAAGCATTCTGTCGGAACTGGACGAATACGCGGTTGAAGCAGCGTTGCAGCTCAAAGAATCAAGCGCTGCAGGCAGCACGGTAGTGGCTCTTACCGTAGGCCCGGAGCAAGCCGTTAACGCGGTCAAGAAGGCTCTGCAGATGGGTGCCGACGAAGGCATTCACGTGAGCGATCCTGCGATTGCTGGCTCGGACGCGTTGGCGACCTCCCGCGTGCTCGCGGCAGCGATTGAGAAGGCTGGCCCGTTCGACGTTGTCATCACCGGTTTGTCTTCCACGGACGCCGAGACCTCGTTGGTCCCCGCTCAATTGGCTGAGCGTCTGAGCGTGCCGTTGTTGTCCTTCGCGAACAGCGTGGAGCTCGAAGGTTCGACCCTTCGCATCACTCGCGATTCTGACGCAGTGTCCTACGTGCTTGAAGCAGACCTTCCCGCGGTGCTCTCGGTGACGGACCAGGCGAACGAGCCCCGCTACCCGAACTTCAAGGGCATCATGGCCGCGAAGCGTAAAACCGTTGAGACGCTGACCCTCGCCGATCTCGGCGTGAGCGCCGATGAGGTGGGCACGGCCGGTTCCCGCACTGTAGTGGTTGCTTCTGAGGAACGCCCAGCTCGCGTGGGCGGCAACGTCATTACGGACGACGGCGAAGCCGGCTTGCGCTTGGCTGAATTTATTCTTGCCCAGAAGGTTCTCTAA
- a CDS encoding electron transfer flavoprotein subunit alpha/FixB family protein — protein MAFSLVYLDSISSPLSGASLELIAAGRRLGDPVVVSAQPVSDESVAELGAAGVSGVVVPENAGTEAHTNFLTFETQLLAIALSETEASGVVLPNSLNGKEIAARLGVKLNAGVVTDAVDIAEDGTVTKSVLAGAYTTQARVTEGPLIVTLKANSVEYTAPAAAEEPDLLEIPVEDPAPGARVVEVREKAVSGRPDLTAARIVVSGGRGVDGDFTPVEDLADALGAAVGASRAAVDAGWINHDLQVGQTGKTVAPQLYIAAGISGAIQHKAGMQTSRVIVAVNDDPDSPIFEIADLGIVGDLKNVLPQAAAELRKRND, from the coding sequence ATGGCATTTTCATTGGTTTATCTTGATTCGATTTCTTCCCCTCTCAGCGGCGCGTCCTTAGAGCTCATTGCGGCTGGCCGTCGTCTCGGAGACCCCGTGGTAGTTTCCGCTCAACCAGTCAGCGACGAATCGGTGGCTGAGCTAGGCGCCGCTGGCGTCTCCGGCGTCGTAGTTCCTGAAAACGCAGGCACTGAAGCGCACACCAACTTCCTCACTTTCGAAACCCAATTGCTTGCTATCGCTTTGAGCGAGACGGAAGCCAGCGGCGTCGTACTTCCTAACTCCCTCAACGGCAAGGAAATTGCGGCCCGGCTCGGCGTCAAGCTCAACGCCGGCGTCGTCACGGACGCCGTGGATATCGCTGAAGACGGCACCGTGACCAAGTCGGTACTGGCTGGCGCGTACACCACGCAGGCTCGAGTGACCGAAGGCCCGCTGATCGTGACGCTCAAGGCAAACAGCGTGGAGTACACCGCTCCAGCTGCCGCTGAGGAACCTGACCTGCTGGAAATTCCTGTCGAGGATCCGGCTCCTGGCGCTCGTGTGGTGGAGGTTCGGGAGAAGGCCGTTAGCGGTCGTCCGGATCTGACAGCCGCACGCATCGTGGTCTCCGGTGGTCGCGGTGTGGATGGTGACTTCACTCCCGTGGAGGATCTTGCCGACGCACTGGGTGCAGCCGTGGGCGCGTCCCGTGCCGCCGTTGATGCGGGCTGGATCAACCATGATCTTCAAGTGGGTCAGACCGGTAAGACGGTTGCTCCGCAGCTTTATATCGCCGCCGGTATCTCCGGGGCCATCCAGCACAAGGCCGGCATGCAGACCTCGCGTGTGATCGTCGCCGTCAATGATGATCCCGATTCGCCGATCTTTGAGATCGCTGACCTCGGCATCGTGGGCGATCTGAAGAATGTGTTGCCACAGGCTGCAGCGGAGCTTCGGAAGCGCAATGACTGA
- a CDS encoding TPM domain-containing protein, which yields MLSKVSRAAGVASVLLIAGALTAPAAFAESPVTIPPGEFLVDSANVLSSAEESEVNAAIEKMQDETGQNLFVIFVDKFTSPTDAKTWVAEVASNKSMGTSDTVFAVAVDSRVARLVSNSSSKFASVDQAVYRDFVTPELSDLNWVDAAVAATEGYIEADQSGSTTSSGGTSSSSGSSSGGSSAVPWIIGAGGVGVIAAVMYARRKKVPNAQTQQGPLPGQDGKPVDPLSTFSVEELRTKAGSLLIAADDAIRSSEQELGFAEASYGKDAVKVFAEDIASAKEHMNESFKLQQQLDDHIPDTEEQQRTWLGDIIRRCEAVNESLEEHRADFQALRQLEDKAPEAISVLKAEAPSYRQRLATAESSLSALAQKYAPTALQQVQDNVAQAKERLDFVDNAAETAERKISEGSKSEAALAVRAGEEGLHQAGVLLDAIERTGADLDKAQQDVEVAISSTAQDLAQAKALVSSGQNPELAGPVTRVEQALARVKQQFASGKTDPNAILDTIERAHAELDGPLTSIRDQREQAARASSQVQTAIRQAQAKIAGTEDFIQARRGAVGSTARTRIAEAKRNLEEAMRLAGSDPVQALTYAQQASYLAEQAARDAENDVNHFDDGGYGGGGFGGRRGGGGPFGSNGLGGAILGGILIDSILRGGTGGGHSSGGDSFGGGGFGGFGGGGGFGGFGGGGGFGGDGGGGSF from the coding sequence ATGCTTTCGAAGGTCTCCCGCGCCGCGGGGGTTGCTAGCGTCCTGCTCATTGCCGGTGCCTTGACAGCGCCTGCAGCTTTTGCCGAGTCCCCCGTTACCATCCCACCGGGCGAGTTTTTGGTGGACTCCGCAAACGTCTTGAGCTCTGCCGAAGAGTCTGAGGTCAATGCTGCAATCGAGAAGATGCAGGATGAGACTGGCCAGAACCTCTTCGTCATCTTCGTGGATAAGTTCACGTCCCCGACGGATGCGAAGACCTGGGTAGCAGAGGTCGCCAGCAACAAGAGCATGGGAACCTCGGATACGGTTTTCGCGGTTGCCGTTGATTCTCGTGTTGCACGATTGGTGTCTAATTCTTCGTCGAAGTTCGCTTCCGTTGATCAGGCCGTCTACCGAGACTTCGTTACGCCTGAACTCAGCGACTTGAACTGGGTAGATGCCGCAGTGGCCGCTACCGAAGGCTACATCGAGGCAGATCAGAGCGGTTCCACCACCTCGAGCGGCGGAACTTCTTCCTCTTCCGGTTCCTCTTCTGGCGGTAGCTCCGCCGTGCCGTGGATTATTGGCGCGGGAGGTGTCGGTGTCATTGCCGCCGTCATGTACGCACGCCGCAAGAAGGTGCCAAACGCTCAAACTCAGCAAGGACCTCTGCCCGGCCAAGACGGCAAGCCTGTTGATCCGCTCTCCACGTTCTCTGTTGAAGAGTTGCGCACCAAGGCTGGCAGCCTTCTGATTGCCGCCGATGATGCCATCCGTTCCAGCGAACAAGAGCTCGGATTTGCTGAAGCCTCCTACGGCAAGGATGCCGTAAAGGTTTTCGCTGAGGACATCGCCAGTGCCAAGGAGCACATGAACGAGTCCTTCAAGCTCCAGCAGCAGCTCGATGACCACATTCCTGACACGGAAGAGCAGCAGCGCACGTGGCTTGGCGACATCATCCGCCGTTGCGAAGCTGTCAACGAGTCCCTTGAAGAACACCGTGCGGACTTCCAGGCTCTGCGCCAGTTGGAGGACAAAGCTCCGGAAGCCATCTCGGTACTGAAGGCCGAGGCGCCGTCGTACCGCCAACGACTCGCGACCGCAGAATCCTCGCTCTCCGCGCTGGCACAGAAGTACGCTCCTACTGCCCTTCAGCAGGTTCAGGACAACGTAGCCCAGGCCAAGGAACGCTTGGACTTCGTGGATAACGCTGCTGAGACCGCGGAGCGCAAGATTTCAGAAGGAAGCAAGAGCGAAGCCGCGCTTGCTGTCCGAGCGGGCGAAGAAGGCCTACACCAGGCTGGCGTTCTCTTGGACGCCATCGAGCGCACTGGCGCCGATCTGGACAAGGCGCAGCAGGATGTGGAAGTTGCCATCTCCTCAACCGCCCAAGACTTGGCTCAGGCGAAGGCTCTTGTTTCGAGTGGCCAGAACCCTGAGCTTGCTGGCCCCGTGACCCGCGTTGAACAAGCGTTGGCGCGGGTCAAGCAGCAGTTCGCCAGCGGTAAGACGGATCCGAACGCCATTTTGGACACCATTGAGCGCGCGCACGCCGAGCTCGACGGGCCGCTGACCTCCATCCGTGATCAACGTGAACAAGCCGCTCGCGCGTCGTCGCAGGTACAGACGGCCATCCGTCAGGCGCAAGCCAAGATCGCCGGTACCGAGGACTTTATCCAGGCTCGCCGCGGCGCGGTGGGTTCCACGGCTCGTACGCGTATCGCCGAGGCGAAGCGCAACCTCGAAGAAGCTATGCGTCTAGCCGGCTCTGACCCAGTGCAGGCTCTCACCTACGCGCAGCAGGCTAGCTATCTTGCCGAGCAGGCTGCCCGTGATGCTGAAAACGACGTCAACCACTTTGACGACGGCGGCTATGGTGGCGGCGGCTTCGGCGGACGACGCGGCGGCGGCGGACCTTTTGGTTCTAACGGTTTGGGTGGCGCCATCCTTGGCGGCATCTTGATTGATTCAATTCTCCGTGGCGGTACCGGTGGAGGACACTCCTCCGGTGGCGACTCCTTCGGCGGTGGCGGCTTTGGCGGCTTCGGCGGAGGCGGGGGCTTCGGCGGTTTCGGCGGAGGCGGAGGATTCGGCGGCGATGGTGGAGGCGGAAGCTTCTAG
- a CDS encoding PIG-L deacetylase family protein, which yields MTEAPRFLGGDDFELTHVVAIAAHPDDLDFGAAGTIARLTQAGVHVEYCLVTNGDAGGFDESHRPDIERMRQDEQRAAAARVGVADVHFLGERDGYVAPTLELQKKIVALLRQLRPQVVLAHHPERNWGNMQSQHPDHLSVGEAVVRASYPALENPFAFPELQAQGLEAYRLRELWLFGGPEERENHFVDISSVLDKKHEALMAHLSQHPDPARMMDHVNNKLVNVARRGGQPEGALSEAFHAVTVNGASTISGF from the coding sequence ATGACTGAAGCGCCACGATTCCTCGGGGGAGACGACTTTGAGCTCACGCACGTGGTAGCCATCGCAGCTCACCCGGATGATCTTGATTTCGGGGCTGCCGGAACCATTGCACGGTTGACCCAGGCCGGCGTCCACGTCGAATACTGCCTCGTTACCAACGGTGACGCGGGCGGATTCGATGAAAGCCACCGCCCGGATATTGAGCGCATGCGCCAAGATGAGCAACGCGCGGCCGCCGCCCGAGTAGGCGTTGCCGACGTTCACTTCTTGGGCGAGCGGGACGGCTATGTGGCTCCGACGCTTGAACTGCAGAAGAAGATCGTTGCGCTCTTGCGCCAACTGCGGCCACAAGTTGTTTTGGCCCACCATCCCGAGCGGAACTGGGGCAACATGCAGAGCCAGCACCCAGATCACCTCTCCGTGGGAGAGGCCGTGGTGCGTGCGAGCTACCCGGCGCTAGAGAATCCTTTTGCGTTCCCAGAGTTGCAGGCTCAAGGGCTTGAAGCGTATCGGTTGCGCGAACTGTGGCTGTTCGGCGGACCGGAAGAGCGGGAGAACCACTTCGTGGACATCTCCAGCGTGCTGGACAAGAAGCACGAGGCTCTCATGGCTCACTTGAGCCAGCATCCGGATCCGGCGCGCATGATGGACCACGTCAACAACAAACTAGTGAATGTTGCACGTCGCGGGGGACAGCCAGAAGGTGCGCTGAGCGAAGCTTTCCACGCGGTCACCGTCAATGGAGCATCGACCATCTCCGGCTTCTAA